A part of Stegostoma tigrinum isolate sSteTig4 chromosome 6, sSteTig4.hap1, whole genome shotgun sequence genomic DNA contains:
- the LOC125453189 gene encoding E3 SUMO-protein ligase ZBED1-like gives MEHKTPEGSNSDLKLVCHPRAKSKVWKYFGFDTDAEGCILQWKKIYCRVCRAQIAYSGNTSNLAYHLEKNHPSEFHQVVKSNAEQAREPFTSSVLKSESESTYPSHQDPIFKSCYSQDSKRHQELTLMVTNFICEGLYPLSVVEEQTFKKLLKMADPRYELPNRKYFSTKTIPERYHAVRTAVEKELAAAMWCGVTADLWTVHARNRYYMSLTAHFLGGLGSGTNTLKFTSKCLTTFEVVDEYTTENLAHALVESFREWGISKNVLGATTSSDSENVVNACSLLNLPVHMPCFGHAINLAINRAFQLPKLRILLLKCDKLVEYFKVTPRAAYMLREKQKQQYLLQHQLVNDCSTWVTTLFMLQRLREQQTAIAAVLFEDSMNYQLMLEASEWNTIDGLVELLQPFQQATEMMGKSKYPIISMVKPLLHVLLNSTLKVDDSDSHVLSAVKETIAKELSEAYGLSQELELFLHSATFLDPRYKKVPFLSAAQQKQVESKVLEEATVLLEKGSESFARAEGGLALEEPPLKKRTVSVQPYSTGSINFMLAEIFGQAGSRDEGQDGWRAQVVEELNNFKSQKVLELNEDPLIWWSDRVALFPTLSKLLQKYWCIPATSLPSERLFSVAGNLVNAKRNQLAPAEVDRLLFLYENTRVDREVVADDDYE, from the coding sequence ATGGAGCACAAAACCCCAGAAGGTTCTAACTCCGACCTAAAGTTGGTCTGCCACCCGAGAGCAAAAAGTAAAGTTTGGAAGTATTTTGGCTTTGATACTGATGCTGAAGGATGCATACTTCAGTGGAAGAAGATCTATTGCAGAGTTTGTAGGGCTCAAATTGCCTATTCAGGAAACACCTCCAACCTTGCCTACCACCTTGAAAAGAATCATCCCAGTGAATTCCACCAAGTTGTAAAGAGCAATGCTGAGCAAGCTAGGGAGCCGTTCACCTCCAGTGTTTTGAAATCTGAATCTGAAAGCACATACCCGAGCCACCAAGATCCAATCTTCAAGAGCTGCTACAGCCAAGATAGCAAACGGCACCAAGAATTGACCTTGATGGTTACCAACTTCATCTGCGAAGGCCTGTATCCCCTCTCTGTGGTAGAGGAGCAAACTTTCAAGAAGCTGCTTAAAATGGCTGACCCAAGGTACGAGCTCCCTAACAGGAAATATTTCTCAACCAAAACTATCCCAGAGCGGTACCATGCTGTCCGGACTGCTGTGGAGAAGGAATTGGCTGCGGCAATGTGGTGTGGGGTGACTGCTGATCTCTGGACTGTGCACGCTCGAAACCGATACTACATGTCTTTGACTGCTCACTTCTTAGGTGGCTTGGGCAGTGGCACCAACACCCTAAAGTTCACTTCCAAGTGTCTCACCACGTTCGAAGTGGTGGATGAGTATACCACAGAGAACTTGGCCCATGCGCTTGTTGAGTCCTTCAGAGAATGGGGAATCAGCAAAAATGTGTTGGGCGCTACTACCAGTAGCGACAGTGAAAATGTAGTGAATGCTTGCTCCCTTCTGAATCTCCCCGTGCACATGCCATGTTTTGGTCATGCAATCAATCTGGCAATAAACCGAGCATTCCAACTCCCTAAACTCCGCATCCTTCTTCTGAAGTGCGATAAACTGGTTGAGTACTTTAAAGTGACACCAAGAGCAGCATACATGCTGCGTGAGAAGCAAAAGCAACAGTATTTGTTACAACATCAACTGGTCAATGACTGTAGTACTTGGGTAACCACCCTCTTTATGTTACAGCGGCTGAGGGAGCAGCAAACAGCAATTGCTGCTGTGCTTTTTGAGGACAGCATGAATtaccaattgatgttggaagccaGCGAATGGAACACCATAGATGGGTTGGTGGAGTTGCTGCAGCCATTTCAACAGGCTACTGAGATGATGGGCAAGTCAAAGTACCCAATCATTAGCATGGTCAAACCTCTGCTGCATGTCCTCTTGAATTCAACGCTGAAAGTTGATGATTCGGATTCTCATGTGCTCAGTGCTGTGAAAGAGACCATTGCCAAAGAGTTGTCTGAAGCATATGGGTTGTCCCAAGAGCTGGAGCTGTTTCTCCACTCCGCGACATTTCTTGATCCAAGGTACAAAAAAGTTCCGTTCCTTTCAGCTGCACAACAGAAACAGGTCGAGAGCAAGGTCTTGGAGGAAGCTACTGTCCTCTTGGAGAAGGGCAGTGAGAGCTTTGCAAGAGCAGAGGGAGGTTTGGCCCTCGAAGAGCCTCCCCTGAAAAAACGAACAGTATCAGTGCAGCCCTACAGCACTGGGAGCATCAACTTCATGTTGGCAGAGATCTTCGGGCAGGCGGGCAGCAGAGATGAGGGCCAAGATGGGTGGCGTGCCCAGGTTGTGGAAGAGCTGAACAACTTCAAATCACAGAAGGTGCTGGAACTGAATGAAGATCCACTTATCTGGTGGTCTGACCGTGTGGCTTTATTTCCAACCTTGAGCAAACTGCTGCAGAAGTACTGGTGCATTCCAGCTACCAGCCTCCCCTCTGAGCGCCTGTTCAGTGTGGCAGGGAATCTGGTGAATGCCAAGCGAAACCAGCTGGCCCCGGCAGAGGTCGATCGACTCCTGTTCCTGTATGAGAACACCAGAGTTGATCGGGAGGTGGTTGCGGATGATGATTATGAGTGA